The Arabidopsis thaliana chromosome 5, partial sequence genomic interval TGTCCCAATGAGAACTCTCTCACTATgttcttcagattcttcatAAGTGAGCATCAGTAAGTAAAGAGACTTTTCCGTCTTACCTTTAGGACATTTCCCAGCTGGGCAGCCAATCGTTCCTCCCCACAAACCAGCATACGCTTCTTGATCGACGGCTTTCTTAACTGGTAGTTTATAAAGTAAAAAGTGGTGAAAGTGCATGTATGGCCACCCTTTATAATAAGACATCTCACTGTAGGAAGCTGTGAGACCAAGACCGAATGTATCACCAGAGCTAAGAAAGCTTTGGCGATTCGAAACTCTAATTTCACTCTGCGAAGGTGTTGTGTTCTTTGAAGAACTAGACTCCCCTAAAACATTCGTGTTCTCCGTTGGTGTGACCTCTATCAGCTCCTCTTCATCAAAAAAATAGTCATCACCGAGATTTTCCAACATCTCGTTTATTTTTACTTGCATGGGATTGTAACACAACTGATCATCCTCCTCCAAATTCATGTTCTTCCAATTTCCACCAAACTTGTGCATTTTAAGGAGAATGGTTCTGCGTTCAACCAGCATTGCTTCATCATATTTCAATGTGGGAAATAACATTTCATTTAATGGTTCCACCACATGTAGACTTACATGGCTTGTCACAATATTGAGCAAATTTTTTCTATCACTAAAAGCGAGCATCCAAAATGGAATCTCTCCCTCCTCTCTTGAGGCTCCTCTCTCAATCTCATTGCACGAACTCTTCTCTTGCCTCGGCACAACATCGAGCTGAAGTACATTGCAACTCTTCTCAATGCCCATAACAAAACCAGGGTACAAGCAACTGCcttctttgtctcttccaTGGAGGAAAAACCCGTTAGAGCCATCAAACCCGCAGATTATCTCAAACACCGGTGACCACTTAACTCGGTCCTCTTGAATCCACGAAGGAGCAACCTTTTGTGGAATTATCCGGCACCCAACAACAGACAAGAAACCAGGCATCACATAAACAACATTCCCAAGTTCAGGGTTTTGTTGCACCCAAATCCCAAGAAGCGGCTTCACCACCTCTACAAGAAACCTACAAAGGGCCTTGTAAGAAGAGATCCCGATTCGCCATTGGACTATTTCCAACAAAGGAAGAACCTTTACTTCTTCACATTGCACAAGCCACATCTTCTCGGTATCGACAAGGGCAGGCAGACTTTTGCCGCACAAGATTAGATTGCAAATATCGcttggagaaagaaaacgagaaaTAACAGCAAACACATCTTCTGGAAGCGTAAGAAGCAAGCAAGCTCCAAACGATTCCTTGTTCATCATGTACTAAAAGTCCAATTCGCAACAAAACCACCCAAGGTAATTAAACAcacaaatgataaaatataattatgaaagtactcaaaatccaaatttaagAGTAAAATAGCAACGGCCTTACCAAATTCAGActttgaaatcaagaaacGCAGCCTTTGGGATTCTGGTTTAGGTTTGAatcagaaagcaaaagaaacgaACTTTTCAATAACCCATCAATATGGAAAAAAGGTTATAGAGTTTTCTTGAAGATCTTCAAGCAGAGTACGATGGGTTTCAGATTATCGCAAGgaaaaagttgaaatcttCAACATAACAAGAAAGGCAAAAGGCGACAAACTGTTTGATAATTGTTTAACAACTTAATTAAATGTAGTTTCCCAAGTGGTTTTAAATGTAAAACTACGATATATACGTGCACATGGAATTTCTCAAGTGAATTCAAAATTATGATAGTGGAAGATTTATGTAGACGTTTAATAATTGTCTAAATAATTGAATAGTATGTTGAACGGGTTTTAATTATCAATGGTCATGGTTTTGACAGGTCTaagttttattagtttttgacAGAAGTTTTAAAGCTATTATTTCTTTACCTTGAGACCTAGTCTCGACTCGACCATTTTCCAATAATTTTTCAATCATCGTTTCCTGTAAAGATTACGGCTCTCTCACGTTTCATGTAAAGATTTAGTTTCATGTAAaccttttatttctttcatgCTCTAATTTAAAGATTTCGTTTCATGTAAACCTTTTATTTCGTTCCATGTTTCAActataaagtttattttttatggcGAGCAATGATTTTCTGGAAAGTTCTATAACTAATGGCTTTACCCACACAATAAAGATCGGGGATCGATCATCGATGAGAACACGGTAAATGGCTTTCTAGCATAAAACCAACAGTCACTTTTGGATAACCAAATTagtttctttctatattttaacGTATTTGATAGTAGAAGCATATAGGTTTAATTCACTTCATAGTAGAATCACTTGCGTGCGAAAAAGTGATgctgaaaaaaagaagccCGAAGAGAAAACTGTTTTACTTCTCCATGAAGTTAAATATGGTAGTGGGTACTACTAACtactcaatctttttttttaaccgaGGGAATCTCATACCAAAATTCAGACTAATTGTCGTGCCCATAGAATCCAACATTTATTGCCATTAAAGACGTTTATGGGTGGCTAAAATGCAAGGTGCATTAGTTTTTCTAAAAGACACCTGAAAAGATTAAATGCATGGTCTACCACAACATGGTTTTTTCATAGTATTGGTAATTTTAATCACtgattagtattttttttttaacaatatgtaaaatttattcgaaagaaaagaaactgtTTACTGCAGCGTTTGTGTTAAGTGGTTCTCTCAAGATATACAATAGTCAAATTAAACAGAGTTGAAAGCAGTTTTTTCATCTTGATCCAAACCAAATTACCATACAACCAGCATATCTTCTATCACCTTGTTCGCAAATGGAGGAGATTCTGTTTTGGATTTGCTTGTCACTGATTAGTATTTTCACTTGAGTAGTGAGAAGTTACAATCATTGATCATAGCTTGATTTGTATAAATCTAGTATCAAATTATGTTGCATGAGACATTCTCGAGGGTAGACATGATGTATGAGTCTCATCGTTTCTCTTCAAACCAAAAGCACATTCGCGCCAGAAAGATGAtatgtatgttttttaatatttaaaataagaatatcACAATGTGTACAATTGTAACATGCATAACATCTTCGGTTTTTGTTGCCTATTCCATATCATGtatgaaaaaagagaaaaaaaatgagcGTTGTATTTGAAACTGATGTGGTTGATCGAGttacaaaaaatgtttaagaATAAACTTTGTACATCTTTGTACATATTtacttctcctttttttaattcattcgTTGcagataaaaaagaaaagaaaaaaaagtgacTCTTTCCGATCTAGTCGTTTACCTAAGTGCGTtgtgttttttggttaaactTGAACCACTAGACaagataaataatttcaaatattttttctactaaaataatatgaaCCTAGGCCCCCAAGCATAAGCATAAGAGAACCACTAacaattcttttgtttatgtatgactttttctatttaaatttattaaattatttggcAAAAAgctaatatattaaatatgattaaagaaagaaaattataaaactaaaataaaaaaatgtatttttaaaaacatttctcaaGTGGTAGTGGTCGGATAGTAAGATGACTTTTCAAGAGGTATCAGGACGTTAGATACTACAATACGTAGTTTAGTTTGTATTACACACGTTAGAAGCATATAAACTATAGtatagtataattttaaaaagcaaatgaCGTCACaatacatttaatttggaGAATGTAATTGAGTGTTTCAATCAAAACATTGATGTGTTTCGTACAATGTTCTTTAGTCGGAGTAACACAAATCAGTTGATGAGCTGGTAAACTCGTTCATGGAGGACGTTCTCATATAAGTAAAATTCTTCATAGGATGCGAAGGCGGCACACAAGATCCCAAACCCTTCTTCAAGATCTCTGTAAGGTTTAGTCTATGCAACGTAATCATAGTTTTGGTGTCTTTCCAAACGAATGCAAGAAAATCATTAGTGATCACGAAAAGGGAACCGGGTTTAGAACCGAGATAGCGGAATCCATAACCATCTGTGACACCTTTTCCCGAGTAAGAATTCTCAAAATGTATTTCATCTGCATCCACTGGAAAGGGCTCAAGAGAAGGTGTATCGATTTTTACAACAAACATTGTAGTTCCATTGGGACGGCTCACAAGGCGATTTCCTTCCAGTATTTTTGTCCCAATGAGAACTCTCTCACTATATTCTTTTTCATAAGTGAGCATCAGTAAGTAAAGAGACTTTTCCGTCTTACCTTTAGGACATTTTCCAGCTGGCCAGCCAAACGTTCCTCCCCACAAACCAGCATACGTTTCGTGATCGACGGCTTTCTTAACTGGTAGTTTATAGAGTAAAAAGTGGTGTACGTACATGTCTGGCCACCCTTTATAATAAGACATCTCAGTGTAGGAAGCTTTGAGTCCAAGACCGAATGTATCACCAGAGCTAAGAAAGCTTTTGCGATTCGAATGTCTAATTTCACTCTGCGAAGGTGTTGTGTTCTTTGAAGAACTAGACTTCCGTAAAACATATGTGCTCTCTGTTGGTGTGACCTCTATCAGATCCTCAtgcaattcaaaaaaaaagtcatcaTCGAGATTTTCCAACATCTCGTTTATTTTTACCTGCATGGGATTGTAACTCAACTGACCATCCTCCTCCAAATTCATGTTCTTCCAATTTCCACCAAACTTGTGCATTTTAAGGAGAATGGTTCTGCGTTCATTCAGCTTtacttcatcatctttcaaTGTGGGAAATAACATTTCATTTAATGGTTCCACCACATGTAGACCTACATGGTTTGTGACAATATTGAGCAAGTGTTTTCTATCGCTAAAAGCGAGCATCCAAAATGGAATCTCTCCCTCCTTTCTTGAGGCTCCTCTCTCAATCTCATTGCACGAACTCTTCTCTTGCCTCGGCACAACTTCGAGCTGAAGTACATCGCAATTCTTCTCAATGCCCATAACAAAACCAGGGTACAAGCAACTGCcttctttgtctcttccaTGGAGGAAAAACCCGTTAGAGCCATCAAACCCGCAGATTATCTCAAACACCGGTGACCACTTAACTCGGTCCTCTTGAATCCACGAAGGAGCAACCTTTTGTGGAATTATCCGGCACCCAACAACAGACAAGAAACCAGGCATCACATAAACAACATTCCCAAGTTCAGGGTTTTGTTGCACCCAAATCCCAAGAAGCGGCTTCACCACCTCTACAAGAAACCTACAAAGGGCCTTGTAAGAAGAGATCCCGATTCGCCATTGGACTATTTCCAACAAAGGAAGAACCTTTACTTCTTCACATTGCACAAGCCATGTCTTCTCGGAATCGACAAGGGCACGAAGACTTTTGCCGCACAAGATTAGGTTGCAAATATCGcttggagaaagaaaacgagAGATAACAACAAAGATATCTTCTGGAAGCATAAGAAGCAAGCAAGCACCAAATAATTCCGTGTTCATCATATACTACAGAGTCCAATTCGCTGCAAAAGCACCAAATCTAAaccaacacacacaaaaaaaaaaaagatttacgAACGAAACGTATTCAATGCTAACAACTGAGGGAGTTGATGATACTTAGAAATGAAATTTAAGAGTTACTAGTGACAGCCTTACCAAATTCTGACtttgaaaacaagaaatgcAGCCTTTGGAttcagaaagcaaaagaaacgaACTTTACAATGGTTTTTAGATTACACAAAGGAAAAAGGTTGAAATGTTCAacataagaagaaagacaaaaaggaGACGATGTGAGGAATTCTTCCGTAAgtgaatttaaaaattatgattgtgggattattttgaataaaaagtttttGGAGGCCATTTAAACCTTATAATAAGAACACATGGCGTCGAactatgaaagaaaaaaaattcatagaaATTGATATTCATCTCAAGTGGTTTCAAAATTATGATCGTGGAAGATCTTTTATAGAGCTGGataattgtttaaaattgaAGAGGATGTTAAATAGGTTTTGGCAAAGTCCAAACTTATGGTCATGGTTTTGACAAGTCCaaagtttaataattttataagaaatatttacatatgGGGTAAAATTGACTTTCTGAACCATGTTTTGACAAAGTCATTTGGGCTTCTCATCAATTAGCTATTAAGGCTTTTTTGGACCGATTTGTCTTCTGAATTGAACAGTTCTCGTTCGATACGGTTCTAAATTTTTGTGTCattatgttattaaaaaaaatggaaacaaaaccaaaaaaacgaGAGTAAAGAGAAATGAATTATGATACTTTACTCAAACGAGTAGCAACGGAATTATGATTATATGTACCATTGTTTCGGTAGTATATACGTGTAATATATACGAATTCTTACATTACAAACATTGGTTAATTTGACTGTCATTTGATCACATATGTTAGAGGAATTCGAAGTATGGATTGTTACACCATTTCCGGTTCTTTTAAGAATATGTGCAATGTTTGGTATCTATAATGGTGCATACGGCTAGTTAGccaaattctatatatttagtacgatttatatgatatttctGTTTAAatgttattctttttatataattgttatttatttttaatgaatatTATGTTACACAATATTATTGGTGGAGACTAGATAGTATTCTAATCTAGACCcttaaactatataataatattgagATACACGTACACGTACATGAGCGCTCCAAACAGTTATATtctaaaaatacataaatcaCATAAGTTTTTTCCTATATGTGTACACAATAATATTTACTGGAACTTACATGGTACAACATTAAAGTAGTTGTAAGAAATCTCTAACAATTATTTACGAAGAGAttagatttaaatattttgttagtaTATCTCAATACGTATcatgcatatataatatttaaatgaaaatatatgacTATCTAAATATTTTCGCTTTCTATATGACACCATTCATAGTCTCTACAATGTTGTTAGACATGACTAAAACCATGTGGGAGGTAAAGTTTACTTTTCTAAGTTTAATTCTGGAGGTAAAATCATGTGGGAATCATGTGGGAGCACCCTTGAGAGAAGATCTTCTAAAGTCTAATCTCTTCTCGATTTCTTTAAGCTTTATATTCAAAtcatgttttgtgttttcatgATCATGTCTCAGTAGTTTGCTTGTTAGGTTTATAAATTCTCAAAAGGGATTAAATTGTTAGATCGATAAACTGTTAGGAAAAACCAATAGAATTCTTCACctagatttgattttatcACTAGTTCTcgattgatcacctagaatGTAACTCATATAATAAAAGGTTAAACACAAAAGTACGCTTATTACCGGAACTATTTTAGATGGGCAAAAGTAGCTAAATAAATACGAGAGTTGGCTTAGATACTTTGTGAGCATATCAAACCCATTCGTTAATGCGTGTTTAGTTTTACGGATTTACAGACAAGTTAGAATTCCTACTACTATGCACAAATAATCAATACATATGAGAGTTGGTTGATTATAGTTTTGTGATTTGAGTTCTAGAACGGTtcgataataatttttaattaattgctAGATCTACAATTCTGATATTTCCTGAGAAATTCTTAAGCCTAACTATTCCTCCACCAGATTTACatcttaaattttgatttttttgctatttttaaTTGTCAGTTATTTATGTTTAGTTTAATTCAAAACTATTAGTCTATTGTGTAAACTAGAGAgttttgtggaattcgacTCTAACGTACTACaatgatctcttatttgataGAGTGGTCTTTTGGCAATTTGACCTATATTAGAGATCCATGCAAGCATGTTATGTCCTCCTAGAGAAGAATAgcaagattaaaaaaaaaatgtaatgaatTGTGCATAAGATACAACCAAACTCATATACTAtggaaattaattaaatacaaGAGGCTCAAGAGATAATATTGTTTCATGAAGaaaattcatataatataaatataaaaaatacagtCATAGATCACTAAGAGCATCTATGTTGGTTTGCTCATAGAAAActaagagaaaaataagagacTCACcattaagaaaatagaaactaaTAAAAAGAGAGTAGAGAGACTGGTAAGAAACTCTGAAATGTgctatttattaaaaagaaatacacaatttataaaatttattcttaTGCTGGCTTAATTAGGAGGTCATAAGCTGGAACAGAATTGCAtaaaaaatatggtttttaggtaaaatatatcaaattatgAACGCCATTTGTTTAGAGGTTGTGGAGGACGTTCatccattttaaaatatattgcaTCCATTCTAGCACTTAATTCATATCGTTTACCACATAGAGGATGCTTTAAATCTGGACGGTACGCTTCAACCTCAGTAAAAAACTTCATGTTAATCCCTTGCCTGAAAAGACAGTTCCAACGTGATCGCTCGGTTCCGTCATCCTTGAATTTAATGATTCTTGTAcctttaaagtttaaatattggACTCCTACATTAGTGTTTCCAGAACGGCAATGATATTGAAGAATTCTACTTGGACCAAGTGTGTTCTTAATTACAATCTCAATTTCCTTGCAAGCTTCATTTCCTACAAAATAAATGGCAGTAactaatatgaaaaatattagaCGACTCATTTGTTCAAACTTGAAATATTTGTTGTGGTAACAAGGACATCATCATGTAGTATTTATAGTTTCTTGGTGTGaaagatgttttttctttacttagtaaatagtattgtttttaaaagtgTAAGCTAAATTTAGAGGCAAACATGaatgaacaaattaaaaatttggtCAAAAGAGATTTTAGTGTCGAAATTTATGGTTTACCAATAAGATTAAACCAAATGAAAGCAACAAACTTATTACAATTGACATCGAAACTTATCAACAGTTTCGATAAGTTTATTGGAAACAGTTTCGAAAGCAACAAACTTATTACAATTGACATTGAAACTTATCAACAGTTTTTTGtccccaaaaataaaataaaaaaccataTCAACAGTTTATTGGAAAATTGTGGAATTATATCTTAAATGTgttgtaaattaaaaataattcatttgaaaagaagattatGTGAAAggtatgaaagaaaaattagctTCATAACCAATAAgcaaatatccaaattttaaagaataaagtAAGCACGCgatgaaatattttgatttgaattaagCAAAGATGCAAATTAAGTTTTTGTGTGAAACTTAGAGActaactgaaaataaaataaaataaacagttATCTATCAATAGGTAAAAGACATTGAGCAAAGAGAATCACATGGGCTCATGAAAACTAGAAAGAGAATTAACTGGGATTGTATTTATAACTGTTCCTGAACACAAAACACGAATATAAGTTATCCTGTTTTCTTAGAAAATAACTATCCATGTAATGAAATTCTTAGAAATTAAACTGCTCTTTGTCAATAGAATTTCAAGCAAGTTTTAACGTCGAGTTTGATTTGTTCATCAAATGCTATAACTTCAACTTTTGTTGGTTAAGAACATTTTGTTCATCTATGTTCTTTCAAAATTGGTTTcggtgtcgaccgacaccaaCCCTAGTGTCGCTCGAGAACCAATGGGTATccaaaaatactcaaaattaaaatatatccTAAAATATATGAGTTATATATACTTGTAATAACCCAAATAcccaaattataattataggTCCATTTTTTTGCTTGTACCTCATATACTTTTGGATAGTTTTGATAAATTTCGATATATTCAAAggatagaaaaatatttttttgggtatttttggATAGACTTAGTTATCTTAAAATATCCGAACGGGACCTAACCCGAATTCAAAAGAAACCGACCACAAACCGaacataatattttactatggtttataaataatatatgtaaaaaggtagattattaattaaacaacaaattaatgcttaatttagatttataatttgattattataaatttttatatttataaatatatttatttaaaggGAGATTTGTaaaactaccctttttttactacccttttgaaacaatacccttttatgttgtctatttttaaaaatatcctttcttttgaacaaaatgaccaaattaccctcatctaatagaAACATGTAATTAGAAACTGAACTTTTTCCGCCAattttttggcgccaaaattttttttcccgccaaaaaaaattccgccaaatttttttttcgtaacaatttttttctcagccaaaaaaattaatttttaaaatccttgtaaatatttatttgcggcaaatagatttacaagggattttaaaagggttttaaaagatttacaagagattttaaaaaggtttaaaaagatttataaaagcttttaaaagagttaacttaaaatctattttggcgggaaatatttttttgaaattttttgccGGGaaatttttggcgggaaatttattttggaatattttatgcaaaaaaatattaatatttcattttgttaacttaaaacaatttccaaataagggtaaaatggtcattaaaaatttaaagagcgtaaaaataaaaatggataaaacaaaagggtagagttgaaaaggggcatcatgaaaagggcattagaaagaatttttcttattggttAAAACATATACTCTAAACCGTTTATTATACTTTTTATCATTCAAACATTTGTACTGTACCACTTATTTTTCATTGACTACACATATTTCTCATACTGcgttttttcttaacaaatcGCACTATACTACTAAATCCATTTGATCTGCATTGCCAAATCCATTCCTCCCATTGGAAGTCTATATTTACAATAAAGATACACGATAAATGAGACCACCATTAATGGTTCTACATCCATACGTGCTCACTAATCACTTTGTGTGTGCTCTATTTCCTGAATTTGTTACGTGTGATTAGACTACCGGAAGGAACAGAAGATTGCATTAGTCGAAAGAATTTTGCTCTTCTTATTTTATCGCTTAGTAGCATGTTTCACTTTGTGGATATCAAACTTCTGACTTTTATTGAAGCTAGCTACCACTACTTTCAATAAACTGGTTAATCTCAATTAAACAATTATTGGTGACGGTTGCAGTTTCTTGGAAGCTGCCACTCTCAATAAACTAATAGAAATTGTTGTCttgacttttaattttttgatacAGTACCATTAAAActtaagaaacttaaaaaagaCTCACATATACCAAGAATCCGAATCCAACCCgaacccaaaaatattttgggtatttttggttattttttcatttttactaaaataaccGAACcgacccgaacccgaaccgaaaccgaaccgaattTTTAGAATACCCGAATGGTTCTCAACCTCCTACCCGAATAGACCCGATAcccgaaaaaaaagaaccgaACCCGAATGGGTACCCGAATGCCCACGCCTAACTCAAACTAACAAAAGCACCAATCGCTCATTTCCAAAACCCATTAAAACAAGTGTAGTATCACAAGTCAATGAAATGTCTAAGTTGAATAAGCAAAGAGACCAAAACTCATTTATAACTCAGTTAGTCTAAACTTGAAACCAGTAATTGTTACCTTAATATCACAAAACCTGTTTCTAGTCCAGTATTTGAAGCTTGCAACTTCTCAGAAAGCAACCATGTCAATCCctgcaacaaaagaaagatggaaCCGATTCAAGTCTTAGTGTTTTGCAAAGGGTTTCATTTCTTAAACCCAATAAATAAACACTTCTTTCGTCAAGAACAAGCTAACCAAACTATAAATCAGAAAGTACAAAAACCTTCTAGCaacaattcaaaattcaaagacCTCAATTCAAAATTCGAAGAGAAGAGCACAAAGTAAACCAAATTCTTAGAACCACTTCAATTTTAGCTAAGCTAACGGAAACCCAGAAACATAAGGATCGAAATACAAGAGAAGAGTCCAGAGAAGATAACAGAAACCCAGAAACATAAGGATCGAAATAGAAGAGAAAGTccagagaagaaaacaaacctaaaGACGTCGATAAACAGTGAAGCTTGATGAACAGAGGAGCTTGACGAACAGAGGAAGCTAGATGAACAGAGGAAGGTGTTGAACAGAGGAAGCTCGTCGGGCAAATCGCCGAGAGATCGGAGAAGGAGAACAAAGTCGAGAGAAGAAGCTGCGTCAAACGCAAGTGTTTTAgggttatgtttttttgtgattttcaaaaatattcagGACATTCTGATCATTTTCTATGTCGATCGCAATTTAACGCTGAATTAAAATAGCGTCAACACCCTaagtatatttcttttttttctgaccAACAAAGTCTTCTGATCTATTTTACTGATTTCAacatcaaaaaattatttgaaaacacTCCGCCCCCACCCACCCAATTCTACCTTTACCGGAGTATTTTTAACGTACggttgaaaaagaaaagaaacaaaaaaacccGGCCCATCTGTATACACTCAATAGACCCATGATTCTTACAACCTTCAACAAAATCTAAGCCCAATTCACGGCCCATCTCAAAGCTTCCGCTTTCATCTTTCACAACTTCGATCATCTCTCTCAGAGAACACATCCGATGCTTCTCCGATCGCCATTCACAGAGCCAATTGCAGAGAACAAGGATCCACGTTTGATGTGTTTCTTCTGATTCACGACAACAAAGATCTGATTCTCAATTGAGTTTTGAAATCAAGCTCTCATCACTCTACCACATCGGCTCGAGCCTTCACCATTGTCTCTTACACTAAGAGCTTATTCTTCGTTCACCATTTCTCTATTACTGTTGTCTCTCATAGTAGAAGCTGAGCAAAATTTGGATCTCTTTCGATCCCGATCTCTTCTACAAAACTCCGCCATTTTTGTAGTACCTCTCTCGTGATCTGCAGCAAGGTACACTGAACTTGTCTCGATCCACTTCCTCTTACGCTTTCCGTTTTCAAAATCTCCCTCTAGAACTGTGATTAGCTCTTAAGTTTTCGTGGTTTTTGCTATTCCTCTAATGAACTTAGTTAGATCTGAATTTGTGTTACTTAAGTTTAGTTTTAGTCACTGAAAATTCTGAACCATGGATGTTACATAGATCGTATAAGTTACTGTATATATCCGAATTTGGTGAAATGAAAAAGTAAGAGGAATCTCTAATCTGAATCCTGTTATTGAAAAAGCTTTGACTATTTGCAGCTTGCATGCTTGGAGTGTGTTCTTGTGATTGAGCCAAGAAGTTGGGGCGAGTATGGGGTATCAGAATCATCCTTCGGGAAGTAACTCGTTCCATGGAGAGTTCAAGAGATGTCACTCCAAACCGTCTAAAGGTGCGGTGGCGTCCATGATTAATTCTGAAATTGGTGCAGTTTTGGCTGTGATGAGGAGAAATGTACGGTGGGGTGTTCGATATATAGCAGATGATGATCAGTTAGAGCATTCTCTTATCCATTCTTTGAAAGAATTGCGTAAGCAGATATTTTCATGGCAAAGCAATTGGCAATATGTTGACCCTAGATTGTACATACAGCCCTTTTTGGATGTTATATTGTCTGATGAAACTGGTGCTCCGATTACTGGCGTTGCTTTGTCATCTGTTTACAAGATCTTAACCCTCGAAGTTTTTACTCTTGAAACTG includes:
- a CDS encoding F-box family protein (F-box family protein; FUNCTIONS IN: molecular_function unknown; INVOLVED IN: biological_process unknown; LOCATED IN: endomembrane system; CONTAINS InterPro DOMAIN/s: F-box domain, cyclin-like (InterPro:IPR001810); BEST Arabidopsis thaliana protein match is: F-box family protein (TAIR:AT5G39490.1); Has 54 Blast hits to 54 proteins in 11 species: Archae - 0; Bacteria - 0; Metazoa - 0; Fungi - 2; Plants - 52; Viruses - 0; Other Eukaryotes - 0 (source: NCBI BLink).), which translates into the protein MMNKESFGACLLLTLPEDVFAVISRFLSPSDICNLILCGKSLPALVDTEKMWLVQCEEVKVLPLLEIVQWRIGISSYKALCRFLVEVVKPLLGIWVQQNPELGNVVYVMPGFLSVVGCRIIPQKVAPSWIQEDRVKWSPVFEIICGFDGSNGFFLHGRDKEGSCLYPGFVMGIEKSCNVLQLDVVPRQEKSSCNEIERGASREEGEIPFWMLAFSDRKNLLNIVTSHVSLHVVEPLNEMLFPTLKYDEAMLVERRTILLKMHKFGGNWKNMNLEEDDQLCYNPMQVKINEMLENLGDDYFFDEEELIEVTPTENTNVLGESSSSKNTTPSQSEIRVSNRQSFLSSGDTFGLGLTASYSEMSYYKGWPYMHFHHFLLYKLPVKKAVDQEAYAGLWGGTIGCPAGKCPKGKTEKSLYLLMLTYEESEEHSERVLIGTKILEGKRYVRHPNGTAMFVVKIDTPSLDPFPVDANETHFENSYSGEGIAEGYSFRYTGSKPGSLFVITNDLLAFVWKETKVVITLQRLNLTEILKKGLGSCVPPLPPSKNFTYMRRSFINEFTKLSTDSSYSE
- a CDS encoding F-box family protein (F-box family protein; FUNCTIONS IN: molecular_function unknown; INVOLVED IN: biological_process unknown; LOCATED IN: endomembrane system; CONTAINS InterPro DOMAIN/s: F-box domain, cyclin-like (InterPro:IPR001810); BEST Arabidopsis thaliana protein match is: F-box family protein (TAIR:AT5G39480.1); Has 54 Blast hits to 54 proteins in 11 species: Archae - 0; Bacteria - 0; Metazoa - 0; Fungi - 2; Plants - 52; Viruses - 0; Other Eukaryotes - 0 (source: NCBI BLink).) translates to MNTELFGACLLLMLPEDIFVVISRFLSPSDICNLILCGKSLRALVDSEKTWLVQCEEVKVLPLLEIVQWRIGISSYKALCRFLVEVVKPLLGIWVQQNPELGNVVYVMPGFLSVVGCRIIPQKVAPSWIQEDRVKWSPVFEIICGFDGSNGFFLHGRDKEGSCLYPGFVMGIEKNCDVLQLEVVPRQEKSSCNEIERGASRKEGEIPFWMLAFSDRKHLLNIVTNHVGLHVVEPLNEMLFPTLKDDEVKLNERRTILLKMHKFGGNWKNMNLEEDGQLSYNPMQVKINEMLENLDDDFFFELHEDLIEVTPTESTYVLRKSSSSKNTTPSQSEIRHSNRKSFLSSGDTFGLGLKASYTEMSYYKGWPDMYVHHFLLYKLPVKKAVDHETYAGLWGGTFGWPAGKCPKGKTEKSLYLLMLTYEKEYSERVLIGTKILEGNRLVSRPNGTTMFVVKIDTPSLEPFPVDADEIHFENSYSGKGVTDGYGFRYLGSKPGSLFVITNDFLAFVWKDTKTMITLHRLNLTEILKKGLGSCVPPSHPMKNFTYMRTSSMNEFTSSSTDLCYSD